A window of Variovorax sp. HW608 genomic DNA:
GGCGGCCAGCTACCACAAGCAGGGCAAGGTCCGCGCGATCGCCGTGACGAGCGCGAAGCGCAATCCCGCGCTGCCCGACGTGCCGACGGTGATCGAGTCCGGCGTGAAGGGCTTCGAGGTGGTCGGGTTCTACGGCTTCCTGGCGCCGGCCGGCACGCCCAGGGACGTGGTCGCCAAGCTCAGCGACGCCTTGCGCCAGGTGCTCACCAGCCCCGAGGTGCGCGACCGCATGGTGAGCCAGGGCGCCGACCCGGCCTTCATGGGCAGCGAGGAGTTCGCGAAGTTCCTCGCCACCGAAACGCCCCGCTGGGAGAAGGCGGTGAAGGCCTCCGGCGCCCGGATGGACTGAGCCGGCACAGCTCTTGCGTACGGTCGGCGGAGCAATTCCACCGACCTATTCAGGAGCCATGCCATGCAATTTTCCAAGCGCCGGTTCGCGGCGATCCTCGCCGCCGCCGCACTGCTCGCCACCGGCGCCGCGCACGCGCAGAACGCGCTCGACCACATCCTCAAGGCCAAGGTCATCAAGATCGCCGTGCCGACCGACTACCCGCCCTACGGCTCGGTCGACAAGACCATGACGCCGCAGGGCCTGGACATCGAGATGGCGCAGCTCATCGCGAGCAAGCTCGGCACCAAGGTCGAGCTGGTGCCGGTCACCAGCGCCAACCGCATTCCCTATCTGCAGACGCGCAAGGCGGACCTCGTGATCTCCACGCTCGGCAAGAACGCGGAGCGCGAGAAGGTGATCGATTTCTCCGCCGCCTACGCGCCCTTCTTCCAGGCGGTTTATGCCTCGAAGAACCTCGGTATCAAGAGCTTCGCCGACCTGGGCGGCAAGAGCATCGCGGTGACGCGCGGCGCGATGGAAGACCAGGAGCTCGCCAAGGTCGCGCCTGCGAACGTCGACTACAAGCGCTTCGAGGACAACAACGCCACCATCGCCGCCTTCGTGGCCGGCCAGACGCAGACGCTCGCCACCAGCGCCGCGGTCGCGGGCGACATGATGCAGAAGAACCCGCAGCTCGGCGCCGAATACAAGCTGCTGCTCAAGGACAGCCCCTGCTTCATCGGCATCGCCAAGGGCGAGGACGCGCTGAAGGCCAAGGTCAACGAGATCATCGCCAACGCGAAGAAGGACGGCACGCTCGACGCCATGGCGAAGAAGTGGCTCGGCCGCCCGGCGGGCGACCTGCCGGTCTGACCGGTCCCTCGAATGGGCATCGAATTCGACTTCGGCGCGGTTCTCGGCCAGTGGCCCCTGCTCGCCAGGGGCGTGCTGTGGACGCTCGGCCTGACCGCGATCGCAACGGTCATCGGCATGGTGGTCGGCATCGCCTGCGCCTGGGCGCGCGCCAGCGGACCGGCATGGCTGCGCTGGATCGTGGGCAGCTACGTGGAACTGATCCGCAACACGCCGTTCATCGTGCAACTCTTCTTCATCTTTTTCGGGCTGCCGGCGGCGGGCTTCAAGCTCTCGCCCGAAGTCGCCTCGGTGATCGCGATGGTGATGAACCTCGGCGCCTACGCGACCGAGATCATCCGCGCCGGCATCGAGGCCACGCCGCGCGGGCAGATCGAGGCGGCCGTGAGCCTCGCGCTCAACCGGGTGCAGGTGTTCACGCGCGTGGTGCTGCCACCGGCGCTGAAGAAGGTGTGGCCCGCGATGGTGAGCCAGATCATCATCGTGATGCTCGGCTCGGCGGTGTGCAGCCAGATCTCGACCGAGGAGCTGAGCTACGCGGCGAACCTGATCCAGAGCCGCAACTTCCGCGCCTTCGAGGCCTTCATCATCGCGACGGCGATCTACCTCGCGCTGTCGGTGGCAGCCCGGCGGCTGCTCAACTGGGCCGGCCCGCGCTGGTTCTTCGGACGGTGAGGCGCGGATGAACGATTTCTCCATCTGGGACATCCTGCGCAACCTGCTGATGGCGCTGCGCTGGACGGTCGTGCTGTCGCTGATCGCCTTCGTGGGCGGCGGCGCGGTCGGCGCGGCGCTGCTCTTCCTGCGGCTTTCGGGCGGGCGCGCGGCAGAGCGGCTGATCGGCGTCTATGTGCAGATCTTCCAGGGCACGCCGCTCCTGATGCAGCTCTTCCTCGCCTACTTCGGCATGGCGCTGTTCGGTGTCGATGTCTCGGCATGGGCCGCCGCGTCGGTGGCGCTGACGCTCTACACCAGCGCCTTTCTCACCGAGATCTGGCGCGGCTGCGTGGCGTCGATCCCGAAGGGCCAGTGGGAGGCCGCCGGCAGCCTCGCGCTCGGTTTCGGCGAGCAGATGCGGCACGTGATCCTGCCGCAGGCGGTGCGCATCGCGGTCGCGCCGACGGTGGGCTTCCTGGTGCAGGTCATCAAGGGCACCGCGCTCGCATCGGTGATCGGCTTCGTCGAACTCACCAAGGCGGGCAGCATGATCTCGAACGCGACCTTCCGGCCGTTCGTGGTGTTCAGCTGCGTCGCCCTGCTCTATTTCGTGCTGTGCTTCCCCGTGAGCCTGTACGCCAAGAATCTGGAGAGGAAATTCCATGGCGCTCGTCGCTGAAGCTCCCGCGCCGGCAGCCGTGCCGGCCGCCGCGCCCATCGTGCGCATCACCGCGCTGCGCAAGTCCTACGGCAGCAACGAGGTGCTCAAGGGTATCGACCTCGACGTGAAGCGCGGCGAAGTGATCGCGATCATCGGCAAGAGCGGCTCGGGCAAGAGCACGCTCCTGCGCTGCATCAACGGCCTGGAGGTGTTCCAGGAAGGCTCGCTCACCGTCGACGGCAAGCCGCTCCTGCACGAGAGCGCGATGGCGATGCGCGACCTGCGCCAGCACGTGGGCATGATCTTCCAGAGCTTCAACCTGTTCCCGCATCTCTCGGTCGGCCGCAACGTGATGCTCGCGCCCACGCTGGTGAAAAAGCGCAGCCGCATGGAAGCCGCGTCGCAGGCGCGCAAGCTGCTCGCGCGCGTCGGGCTGGCCGAGAAGTTCGATGCGATGCCCGACCAGCTCTCGGGCGGCCAGCAGCAGCGCGTCGCGATCGCCCGTGCACTGGCCATGGAACCGGCCGTGCTGCTGTGCGACGAGATCACCTCGGCGCTCGATCCCGAACTGGTGGGCGAAGTGCTGCGCGTGGTCGAATCGCTCGCCGACGAAGGCATGACGCTGCTCATGGTGACGCACGAGATGAACTTCGCGCGCAAGGTGAGCGACCGCGTGATCTTCATGCACCAGGGCCGGGTGCACGAGATGGGAACGCCCGAGGCGCTGTTCGGCAACCCCCGGACGCCCGAATTGAAACAGTTCCTTTCGTCGCTGAACGACTGAGCGGCCGAACGGACCCGGGCGGGAACCCGCCCGTCTGTGGCAAGCTCGGAGCGGTATGCGCTACCGCTCCCCCCTCCCATCCCGCCGTCTGGTGCTGCGCGCGCTGCTGGGCGCTGCGACGCTGCCCGCGTCGTTCGCGGCCATGGCCGGCTTCAACTTCTTCACCAGCGAATACACCGCGAGCCGCGAGGAACTGCAGGCACAGATCGCCAGGCACTTCCCGGTGCAGAAGCGCTATGCGGACATCTTCACCGTGAGCCTGAGCGATCCGCAGCTCGGACTCGACGGCGACAAGAACCGCGCTGCGATCACCGCGGCGCTCACGATCACCAGCCCGCTGCTGCGCCCCTCGACCGTGCTGGGCGTTGTCTCGGTCAGCAGCGCGCTCAAGTACGATGCGCCCGCGCGCGCCCTGCGGCTGGACCAGCCCCAGGCGGAGCGGCTCGAACTGCAGGGCGTGACGGGCCGCGATGCCGAACGCCTGCAGCGGATCGGCGCCGTCGTCGCGCAGGAACTGCTGCGCGACCAGCCCCTGCGCACCTTCACGGCCGAGGAGCTCACCGTTGGACGCAAGACTTACGAGATCGGAGCCATCACCGTGCAGAACGACGGCATCACCGTAGAGCTCAAATGAAGCTCACCGCGCTCATCGCGGCGACGGCGCTCATTGGCGGGTGCGCGGCGCCGGCACCCACACCCCGGCCCGCCATCGACCTGCAGGCGCATCGCGGCGGTCGCGCGCTGATGCCGGAGAACACGCTCGCCGCGTTCTCGAATGCCATCGGCATGGGCGTGACCACGCTCGAGCTCGACATCGGCCTCACGGCCGACGACGTGGTGGTGATCTCGCACGACACGGTGCTGAACCCGGACCACACACGCAACGCGCAAGGCGATTTCCTGCCTGCGAAGGGACCGGCGATCCGCACGCTGACGATCGCGCAGCTTCAGACCTATGACGTGGGCCGCATCGACCCGCGCAGCGACTACGGCAAGCCGTTCCCGAAGCAGCGGGTCCGCGACGGCGAACGCATTCCGACGCTGGCCTCGCTGTTCGAGCGCGTGCGCGCGGCGGGCGCGGACCAGGTGCGCTTCAACATCGAGACCAAGGTCGATCCCACGCGGCCCGACGAAACCGCGTCGCCCGAGCAGATGGTGCGGGCGCTGCTCGCCGAGATCGACAAGGCCGGCATGGCGCAGCGCGTGACCATCCAGAGCTTCGACTGGCGCACGCTCGCGCTGGTGCGCGATGCGGCGCCGCAGATCCAGCGCGCCTATCTCACGACCGCCCGCACGCTGAGCGACAGCCGCTGGACCGCGGGCCTGCGCTTCGAGGATTTCGGTTCCGCGCCGCGCCTCGTGAAAGCCGCGGCCGGGAGCGGTCCGGGCCAAGTCATCTGGTCGCCAGCGTTCAAGGACCTCACGCCCGATCTGCTCAAGGAAGCGCACGCGCTCGGCCTGCAGGTGTTGCCGTGGACCGTGAACGAGCGCGCGGACCTGATCCGGCTGATCGACTGGGGCGTGGACGGCATCATCACCGACGACCCGGCGATCCTTCGCGACGTGATGAGCGAGAAGAACATGCCGCTGCCGCCGCGCGGCCGCTGAAGCCTCACACGTGGCGCGTGGCCCGCGCGCGCGGCGGGTCGGGCGGCGATTCGCGATCGGCGCGCGCGTGCAGCGTTCCGATGATGTGGCACTCGGCATCGGTGCCGTCGCAGCAGTCGCGCAGCGCGATCAGGTCCTTTTCGAGCGAGCGCAACTCGCGCAGGCGCTCGCGCACATGGCCCAGGTGCGCATCGAGCGTCACGCAGGCGGCGTCGCAATCGGCCTTGCTGCGCAGGTCGAGCGCGAGCAGCGTGCGCACTTCGTCGAGCGACATGTCCATCGCCCGGCACAGGCGGATGAAGCGCAGCCGGTGCACGTCGGCATCGCTGTAGACACGGTAGCTGTTGTCGGCGCGCCCCTGCGGCGTGATCAGCCCTTCTTTTTCGTAGTAGCGGATATTCGCGGCGCTCACGCCGCTGCGCGCGGCGGCATCGCCGATGCGGTAGACGGCCCCGGCGGCCTGGCTTGCGTCCGGCATGGTCATACTTCGGTCTGACATCGATGCCGCCGATGGTCGCAGCACGCGCGGATCACGGCAACTCGCGAACGGAATTTGTCCCGAGTTACACCGGACTTCTGTGGATAACGTTGTGAGTTGCACGAGGACAGCAGGTGCTGCAGGTCCATTCCATGCGGGTTGCGGCTGAGTTGCCTGCAAATGAGGCACATGAACAACCATAATCTTCGGATGCCCGATTCCTCCCTTTCCCCAGACCCGAACGGGGGCGCCATCACCGACGTCGCCGGCATCGAGGTCGGCCATTTCACCGACACGCGCCGCCCCACCGGCTGCACC
This region includes:
- a CDS encoding transporter substrate-binding domain-containing protein — encoded protein: MQFSKRRFAAILAAAALLATGAAHAQNALDHILKAKVIKIAVPTDYPPYGSVDKTMTPQGLDIEMAQLIASKLGTKVELVPVTSANRIPYLQTRKADLVISTLGKNAEREKVIDFSAAYAPFFQAVYASKNLGIKSFADLGGKSIAVTRGAMEDQELAKVAPANVDYKRFEDNNATIAAFVAGQTQTLATSAAVAGDMMQKNPQLGAEYKLLLKDSPCFIGIAKGEDALKAKVNEIIANAKKDGTLDAMAKKWLGRPAGDLPV
- a CDS encoding amino acid ABC transporter permease, with the translated sequence MGIEFDFGAVLGQWPLLARGVLWTLGLTAIATVIGMVVGIACAWARASGPAWLRWIVGSYVELIRNTPFIVQLFFIFFGLPAAGFKLSPEVASVIAMVMNLGAYATEIIRAGIEATPRGQIEAAVSLALNRVQVFTRVVLPPALKKVWPAMVSQIIIVMLGSAVCSQISTEELSYAANLIQSRNFRAFEAFIIATAIYLALSVAARRLLNWAGPRWFFGR
- a CDS encoding amino acid ABC transporter permease produces the protein MNDFSIWDILRNLLMALRWTVVLSLIAFVGGGAVGAALLFLRLSGGRAAERLIGVYVQIFQGTPLLMQLFLAYFGMALFGVDVSAWAAASVALTLYTSAFLTEIWRGCVASIPKGQWEAAGSLALGFGEQMRHVILPQAVRIAVAPTVGFLVQVIKGTALASVIGFVELTKAGSMISNATFRPFVVFSCVALLYFVLCFPVSLYAKNLERKFHGARR
- a CDS encoding amino acid ABC transporter ATP-binding protein, whose protein sequence is MALVAEAPAPAAVPAAAPIVRITALRKSYGSNEVLKGIDLDVKRGEVIAIIGKSGSGKSTLLRCINGLEVFQEGSLTVDGKPLLHESAMAMRDLRQHVGMIFQSFNLFPHLSVGRNVMLAPTLVKKRSRMEAASQARKLLARVGLAEKFDAMPDQLSGGQQQRVAIARALAMEPAVLLCDEITSALDPELVGEVLRVVESLADEGMTLLMVTHEMNFARKVSDRVIFMHQGRVHEMGTPEALFGNPRTPELKQFLSSLND
- a CDS encoding DUF1439 domain-containing protein, translating into MRYRSPLPSRRLVLRALLGAATLPASFAAMAGFNFFTSEYTASREELQAQIARHFPVQKRYADIFTVSLSDPQLGLDGDKNRAAITAALTITSPLLRPSTVLGVVSVSSALKYDAPARALRLDQPQAERLELQGVTGRDAERLQRIGAVVAQELLRDQPLRTFTAEELTVGRKTYEIGAITVQNDGITVELK
- a CDS encoding glycerophosphodiester phosphodiesterase → MKLTALIAATALIGGCAAPAPTPRPAIDLQAHRGGRALMPENTLAAFSNAIGMGVTTLELDIGLTADDVVVISHDTVLNPDHTRNAQGDFLPAKGPAIRTLTIAQLQTYDVGRIDPRSDYGKPFPKQRVRDGERIPTLASLFERVRAAGADQVRFNIETKVDPTRPDETASPEQMVRALLAEIDKAGMAQRVTIQSFDWRTLALVRDAAPQIQRAYLTTARTLSDSRWTAGLRFEDFGSAPRLVKAAAGSGPGQVIWSPAFKDLTPDLLKEAHALGLQVLPWTVNERADLIRLIDWGVDGIITDDPAILRDVMSEKNMPLPPRGR
- a CDS encoding Cd(II)/Pb(II)-responsive transcriptional regulator; this encodes MPDASQAAGAVYRIGDAAARSGVSAANIRYYEKEGLITPQGRADNSYRVYSDADVHRLRFIRLCRAMDMSLDEVRTLLALDLRSKADCDAACVTLDAHLGHVRERLRELRSLEKDLIALRDCCDGTDAECHIIGTLHARADRESPPDPPRARATRHV